From one Cyprinus carpio isolate SPL01 chromosome B3, ASM1834038v1, whole genome shotgun sequence genomic stretch:
- the LOC109078591 gene encoding butyrophilin-like protein 3 isoform X2, producing MISCIILFIHTLELKHLCPSEMKFICLTLLIMCGITDSRSEQYDVVGPVDPVFAVAGEDVILPCSVKPSISVVDMRVEWFRSELKDSQLVHLYENHEDRNTEQIQSYRERTKLNHQELQRGDASLKLSSVQISDEGRYKCFIQSESWYNDATVDVSVEAVGRPPVITVDGFDDSGGLHLQCESKGWNPEPDLEWLDSEGAILSSETTETHRNTEGFSVKHSITVHHSVGKIHCRVKLRNHKLETQIITSNKRFNPWRTSIILISAVVLLIVIAGMLMAAFIQKNRIHSFRFVLWCQEDRPVLLSLFTSA from the exons ATGATCTCTTGTATCATCTTATTTATTCACACTCTTGAATTAAAG CATTTGTGTCCTTCAGAGATGAAGTTTATTTGTTTGACCCTCTTGATTATGTGTGGAATTACTGATTCAAGATCAG AGCAGTATGATGTGGTGGGACCTGTAGATCCTGTATTTGCTGTAGCTGGTGAAGATGTGATTCTGCCCTGTTCAGTTAAACCCAGCATCAGTGTTGTGGACATGAGAGTGGAGTGGTTTAGATCTGAACTGAAAGATTCACAACTAGTGCATCTCTATGAGAATCATGAGGACAGAAACACAGAACAGATTCAGTCctacagagagagaacaaaactgAATCATCAAGAACTACAGAGAGGAGATGCATCACTCAAACTCTCATCAGTCCAAATCTCTGATGAAGGACGTTACAAGTGTTTTATTCAGTCCGAATCCTGGTATAATGACGCTACTGTTGATGTCAGTGTTGAAG CTGTTGGACGTCCTCCAGTGATCACTGTAGATGGATTTGATGATTCAGGAGGGCTTCATCTACAGTGTGAATCTAAAGGTTGGAACCCTGAACCTGATCTTGAGTGGCTGGACAGTGAAGGAGCCATCTTGAGTTCAGAAactacagagacacacagaaacacagaaggATTCAGTGTCAAACACTCTATCACTGTACATCACAGTGTCGGCAAGATTCACTGTAGAGTGAAACTGAGAAATCACAAGCTGGAGACACAGATTATCACCTCAA ataaaAGGTTTAATCCTTGGAGGACATCAATCATCTTGATTTCAGCTGTTGTTTTACTCATTGTGATTGCTGGAATGCTgatggctgcatttattcaaaaaaacagaa tccactcattcagatttgtTCTTTGGTGCCAAGAGGACAGGCCTGTGCTTCTCTCTCTATTCACCTCTGCCTAG